One segment of Anastrepha obliqua isolate idAnaObli1 chromosome 3, idAnaObli1_1.0, whole genome shotgun sequence DNA contains the following:
- the LOC129242682 gene encoding ras-related protein Rab-43 — MTSRNPHTLMALPNEESFDFLFKVVLIGDCGTGKTCIVERFKTGNFIERHGNTIGVDFSMKTLNVEGKQAKLQIWDTAGQERFRTITQSYYRSANGVIIVYDITKRASFSNLQKWIEEVRRYTASNVILILIGNKCDLEEEREVQFEEAKQMCQYIPEILFVMETSAKQNTNVEDAFVCLATELKRRHDANTVEADKEDALRLGQSKPLNNCSSSCNVT, encoded by the exons ATGACTTCGCGGAACCCACATACCCTTATGGCACTGCCAAATGAGGAAAGCTTTGATTTCCTCTTTAAGGTTGTTTTGATTGGAGATTGCGGAACTGGGAAAACTTGTATTGTGGAACGTTTTAAGACTGGGAATTTTATCGAACGACATGGAAATACCATTGGTGTAGACTTTTCAATGAAGACATTGAATGTAGAAGGAAAGCAAGCAAAG CTTCAAATATGGGACACTGCAGGGCAGGAACGTTTTCGTACAATTACTCAAAGCTACTATCGCTCAGCAAATGGAGTTATAATTG TTTATGACATAACCAAACGGgcttctttttcaaatttacaaaaatggaTTGAGGAAGTGCGACGCTACACGGCATCAAACGTGATACTCATTTTAATCGGCAATAAATGTGATCTTGAAGAAGAGCGTGAAGTACAATTTGAGGAAGCAAAACAAATGTGCCAATACATACCAGAAATACTTTTTGTAATGGAAACATCAgctaaacaaaatacaaatgtgGAAGACGCATTTGTCTGCTTAGCGACGGAGCTAAAG CGGCGACATGATGCCAATACCGTGGAAGCAGATAAAGAAGATGCTTTACGACTGGGCCAAAGCAAACCGCTCAATAATTGTAGCAGTTCTTGCAATGTAACATAA